Proteins from one Staphylococcus saprophyticus subsp. saprophyticus ATCC 15305 = NCTC 7292 genomic window:
- a CDS encoding ABC transporter permease, which translates to MNSVWFILKEQLTNLYLIKRLADFQLRISNHNNYLGVAWEIINPALQIAVYWFVFGLGLRNNATHDGIPFIYWLIVGISMWFFVNQGVLEGTKAIVSKYNQVAKMKFPLSVTPSYIVFSRFYGHLGLLLIVLIICFSGGYHPSIYSLQLLIYVPYALILTTIISILTSTLAVLVRDTQMVIQSLMRIIFFVSSILYAPKNEIVVTVMKLNPIYFLAEGYRAALLHKEWYFINHWHLTVYNFVLVLFLFIVGAVVHMRYRDHFADFM; encoded by the coding sequence ATGAATTCAGTATGGTTTATATTAAAGGAACAGTTGACGAACCTGTATTTAATTAAAAGACTAGCAGATTTCCAATTACGAATTTCTAACCATAACAACTATTTAGGTGTAGCTTGGGAAATCATTAATCCAGCATTACAAATTGCAGTATATTGGTTTGTATTTGGTCTAGGTTTACGGAATAATGCTACTCATGATGGGATACCTTTTATTTATTGGCTTATTGTAGGTATAAGTATGTGGTTTTTTGTAAATCAAGGTGTTTTAGAGGGTACAAAAGCGATTGTATCAAAATACAATCAAGTTGCAAAAATGAAATTTCCATTATCTGTCACACCTAGTTACATTGTATTTAGTAGATTTTATGGACATCTCGGCTTATTGTTGATTGTGTTAATCATTTGCTTTTCGGGTGGATATCACCCTTCTATTTATTCATTACAATTATTAATTTATGTACCTTATGCCTTAATATTAACGACTATTATCTCAATATTAACATCAACTTTGGCCGTATTGGTTCGTGATACGCAAATGGTTATTCAATCGTTAATGAGAATCATATTTTTTGTATCTTCCATATTATACGCACCTAAAAATGAAATTGTGGTAACAGTCATGAAATTAAACCCGATTTATTTTTTAGCTGAAGGATACCGAGCCGCCCTATTGCACAAAGAATGGTATTTTATTAATCATTGGCATTTAACTGTTTATAATTTTGTACTTGTCTTGTTTCTTTTTATCGTAGGAGCTGTCGTGCACATGCGTTATAGAGATCATTTTGCTGATTTTATGTAA
- the purU gene encoding formyltetrahydrofolate deformylase → MKNTYILLARCTDSVGLTSLITTIIADHGSNILHLDHFTEYESNQSENGKLFLRLEFEQVTELKEALESTLNQYDIKFELFDNNDKTKIALFVSKEDHAFNEVLLRVQRGELPAEIVCVVSNHETNRHFAESLSIPFYYVPNNKEKQEVEQEILNICSHHEIDLIVLAKYMQILTDHFVSHYPNQIINIHHSFLPSFIGANPYKQAWERGVKLVGATSHYVTSDLDEGPIIEQDVTRINHRYSVQDLRKIGRHVESTVLAQAVEYHVQHKIIVNDGNKTIVFN, encoded by the coding sequence ATGAAAAATACATATATATTACTAGCTAGATGTACAGACAGCGTAGGTTTAACGTCATTAATTACAACGATTATTGCGGATCATGGATCTAATATTTTACATTTAGATCATTTTACAGAGTATGAAAGCAACCAATCTGAAAATGGTAAATTATTTTTACGCTTAGAATTTGAACAAGTTACAGAACTTAAAGAAGCATTAGAATCGACTTTAAATCAATACGATATAAAATTTGAACTTTTCGATAATAATGATAAAACGAAAATCGCATTATTTGTTTCTAAAGAAGATCACGCATTTAACGAAGTGCTATTAAGAGTACAACGAGGTGAATTGCCTGCAGAAATTGTATGTGTCGTAAGTAACCATGAAACAAACAGACATTTTGCTGAATCTTTGTCTATTCCATTTTATTATGTGCCAAATAATAAAGAGAAACAAGAAGTAGAGCAAGAGATACTTAATATTTGTAGCCATCACGAAATCGATCTCATTGTACTAGCAAAATATATGCAAATTTTAACTGATCATTTTGTAAGTCATTATCCAAACCAAATTATAAATATTCATCATTCATTCTTGCCATCATTTATCGGTGCAAATCCTTATAAACAAGCTTGGGAACGCGGTGTTAAACTTGTAGGCGCTACAAGTCATTATGTTACGTCGGATTTAGATGAAGGCCCAATTATCGAACAGGATGTCACACGCATAAATCATCGCTACAGTGTTCAAGATTTAAGAAAAATAGGACGTCACGTTGAATCAACCGTGCTAGCACAAGCAGTCGAATATCACGTACAACATAAAATTATTGTAAATGATGGAAATAAGACGATTGTCTTTAATTAA